The Pseudanabaena sp. BC1403 genome contains a region encoding:
- a CDS encoding DUF2779 domain-containing protein has translation MSHPIYLTKSDLKTARSCTTKLYYKKLGYPTVDRVDGYTRILADGNFIVSKIAHLLYPEGIYISANLKSEESIVNAAQETFAYLQQENVILFEPVLYHNHKLARADILVKQGDLIEIIEIRSKGFDSNAHEDLVKYRNLSLFRNKRTGKVGGEWKYIIEDVAYQVGILQEMLANHLPDRRVEIAPYLLVPDRAKTTSIDNLASYFQIQRLSTHRNSFSKFNGINVDFTGDVQEIEKDQFLTKVSIETEVAELIEPTLTSAQKYLGYLIEQSPDIFAPISKGCKSCEYRASDRDERDGFKQCWGDLADVEHHVLELYQMGRIGSHEAPLVNELILQGNVSMFDVPLEALDDYTYSYRQLIQIEYTQKNKEWISEQLPTIIKQVEYPIHFIDFETSRMVIPYRAGMQPYEQVAFQWSCHTIAEPDAPPVQTEWLDLENTFPNFQFAESLMEVLGDRSTILTWATHENSVLRDIYYQMQTYGYHNPQLQTWLANTAKLGTKGKSNLIDMNALTLKHYFHPLMKGRTSLKCVLPAIWKTNPYLHEIPYFQEYYREVDGEILNPYNVLPQLQIGDRIQVVNEGAGAMLAYQDLMFGENRDLGLNNQAMRSQWKELLYQYCRLDTMAMVIIWKHWQKLCGTEL, from the coding sequence ATGTCCCATCCTATTTATCTAACGAAATCCGATCTTAAGACTGCCCGCAGTTGCACAACCAAACTTTATTACAAGAAGTTGGGCTATCCAACTGTCGATCGCGTTGATGGGTATACCAGAATATTAGCTGATGGGAATTTTATTGTTAGTAAGATTGCCCACTTACTTTATCCTGAAGGGATTTATATTTCTGCAAATCTTAAATCTGAGGAAAGCATAGTCAATGCTGCCCAAGAAACGTTCGCCTATTTACAACAAGAGAATGTAATTCTCTTTGAGCCTGTTCTCTACCACAATCATAAGCTTGCTCGTGCGGATATTCTTGTAAAACAGGGCGATCTCATTGAGATTATTGAAATTAGGTCTAAGGGATTTGACAGTAATGCCCATGAAGACCTAGTCAAATATCGTAATCTCTCCCTCTTTCGCAATAAACGTACTGGTAAAGTTGGCGGTGAATGGAAATACATCATTGAAGATGTCGCCTATCAAGTTGGGATTTTACAAGAAATGCTAGCCAATCATCTACCAGATCGCAGAGTTGAGATTGCCCCTTACTTGCTCGTCCCCGATCGCGCAAAAACTACATCAATTGACAATCTTGCATCCTATTTTCAGATTCAGCGACTATCTACCCATCGCAATTCCTTTTCTAAATTTAACGGAATTAATGTTGATTTTACTGGAGATGTTCAGGAAATAGAGAAAGATCAGTTTCTCACCAAGGTCAGTATCGAAACTGAAGTTGCTGAATTAATCGAGCCAACACTCACTTCCGCCCAAAAATATCTAGGCTACTTGATAGAGCAATCTCCTGACATCTTTGCGCCGATTAGTAAGGGCTGCAAAAGCTGTGAATATCGTGCTAGCGATCGCGATGAGCGCGATGGGTTTAAGCAATGTTGGGGAGATCTTGCCGATGTAGAACATCACGTCTTAGAACTCTATCAAATGGGAAGAATTGGCAGCCATGAAGCTCCTCTAGTCAACGAGTTGATTTTGCAAGGGAATGTAAGTATGTTTGACGTTCCCTTAGAAGCACTCGATGATTATACTTATAGCTATCGTCAATTGATTCAGATTGAATATACCCAAAAGAATAAAGAATGGATTTCAGAGCAACTCCCAACAATTATCAAACAGGTTGAATATCCAATTCATTTTATTGATTTTGAAACCTCACGTATGGTAATTCCCTATCGTGCAGGGATGCAACCCTATGAACAGGTAGCTTTTCAATGGAGTTGTCATACGATCGCAGAGCCAGATGCGCCCCCAGTTCAAACTGAATGGCTTGATTTAGAAAATACTTTTCCAAATTTCCAGTTTGCTGAGTCTTTGATGGAAGTTCTTGGCGATCGCAGTACTATCTTGACATGGGCAACCCATGAGAATAGTGTGTTGCGGGATATCTACTATCAAATGCAAACCTATGGATATCATAATCCTCAGTTGCAAACATGGCTAGCAAATACAGCCAAACTAGGAACTAAGGGCAAATCCAATTTAATCGATATGAATGCTCTCACCCTTAAGCATTACTTCCATCCCTTAATGAAGGGGCGCACTTCTCTAAAATGTGTGTTGCCTGCGATCTGGAAAACGAATCCCTATCTGCATGAAATCCCTTATTTTCAGGAATACTATCGAGAAGTTGATGGCGAAATTCTCAATCCCTATAATGTACTCCCACAATTGCAAATAGGCGATCGCATTCAAGTTGTGAATGAGGGTGCTGGCGCGATGCTTGCCTATCAAGACTTGATGTTTGGCGAAAATCGCGATTTGGGGCTTAACAATCAAGCAATGCGATCGCAATGGAAAGAATTGCTCTATCAATATTGCCGCCTTGATACCATGGCAATGGTGATTATTTGGAAGCATTGGCAAAAATTGTGCGGCACTGAACTATGA
- a CDS encoding bifunctional diguanylate cyclase/phosphodiesterase, which produces MRKLFVETLSALLECANRISEAESLTKQQQDDLKSIKSFGETLDSCFDNLEREVNILKQRIKRLNLSHPSIEFDNEDEAYTLIALIFARLRQSINIDELLGNVALEVHQLLQSDQVIVCQLTEQNIQTIQYEVVNDSKYSLLGHAVPLIYTDLQWLEKFQTSISQVINDVTDNEVEPLLLDSLISLGIHSAIAVAIPNGKKLWGLLILHQYNIPYEWRNWEIELLEKMGIQLAIAIHQMQLLVKSDDIRIERDQVIARLQYNQIHDSLTDLPNRESFMESLDLAFTKLQANSEGNFAVLFIDCDRFKSINDNYGTTIGNQLLQEISKRLAIFRNTNITMARIDSDEFVLLVENIGTENNERETYLTQLAGHILESIGEPFLINDRQILTSVSIGIAISDLEYVYANEILRDAHIAMHYSRSLGRGKQALFTTSMNQGAKVRWQLEADLRQAIARQEFYLVYQPIVSLHQHDLSGFEVLLRWMHPLQGLISPIEFLAIAEETGEIVQIGYWVLETACRQLHQWQQEFPNIPHITLAINVSTIQVIQPEFVERIQTIISEYQVSPSLIKLEITETMLMDNIEISSQKLEQLREIGIQVYIDDFGTGYSSFSYLQTLPIDVLKIDRSFTNRVATDIKSQRIVQSILRLANNLGIGIVIEGVETSQELDYFEMLGGSSIEVQGYFISHPLDSEKATQWIQSTT; this is translated from the coding sequence ATGAGAAAGCTTTTTGTTGAAACATTATCAGCTTTGCTGGAATGTGCAAATCGCATTAGCGAAGCAGAATCATTAACTAAACAACAACAAGATGATTTGAAAAGCATTAAATCTTTTGGGGAAACATTAGATAGTTGCTTTGATAATTTAGAAAGAGAAGTCAATATTCTCAAACAAAGAATTAAAAGACTTAATCTATCTCATCCAAGTATAGAGTTTGACAATGAGGATGAAGCCTATACTTTAATAGCATTAATTTTTGCTCGTCTTAGACAATCAATTAATATTGATGAGTTACTAGGTAATGTCGCTTTAGAAGTACATCAGCTATTGCAAAGTGACCAAGTAATTGTTTGTCAATTGACAGAGCAAAATATACAAACAATTCAATACGAGGTTGTTAATGATTCAAAATACTCGCTTCTAGGTCACGCAGTACCATTGATTTATACTGATCTACAATGGTTAGAAAAATTTCAAACATCAATCAGTCAAGTCATTAATGATGTTACCGATAATGAAGTTGAGCCTCTACTTTTAGACTCACTGATTTCATTAGGAATACATTCAGCGATCGCTGTTGCAATTCCTAACGGCAAAAAATTATGGGGGCTATTAATATTACATCAATATAATATTCCATACGAATGGCGAAATTGGGAAATTGAACTTCTGGAAAAGATGGGAATTCAATTGGCAATTGCAATTCATCAAATGCAATTACTAGTTAAGTCTGACGACATAAGAATCGAACGAGACCAAGTTATTGCCAGATTGCAGTATAACCAGATCCATGACTCATTGACAGACCTGCCCAATCGAGAATCATTTATGGAGTCTCTAGATCTAGCATTTACAAAATTACAAGCTAATTCTGAAGGTAACTTTGCGGTCTTATTTATCGATTGTGATCGTTTTAAATCAATTAATGATAATTATGGAACTACAATTGGTAATCAGCTATTGCAGGAAATTAGTAAGCGCTTAGCTATATTCCGCAATACTAATATAACTATGGCAAGAATTGATAGTGATGAATTTGTGCTCTTAGTTGAAAATATTGGTACAGAAAATAATGAGAGAGAGACTTATCTCACACAATTAGCTGGTCATATTTTAGAAAGTATTGGGGAGCCATTTCTGATTAATGATCGCCAAATTCTTACCTCTGTCAGTATAGGCATAGCTATTAGCGATCTTGAATATGTTTATGCAAACGAAATTTTGCGAGATGCCCATATAGCGATGCATTATTCTCGTAGTCTTGGCAGAGGTAAACAAGCATTATTTACAACCAGCATGAATCAAGGTGCAAAAGTTCGCTGGCAACTAGAAGCTGACCTACGTCAAGCGATCGCACGGCAGGAATTTTATTTGGTCTATCAGCCTATAGTTTCATTACATCAACATGATTTATCAGGATTTGAAGTTCTACTGCGTTGGATGCATCCATTACAGGGTCTGATTTCTCCCATAGAGTTTTTAGCGATCGCGGAAGAAACTGGAGAGATTGTCCAGATCGGTTATTGGGTTTTAGAAACAGCTTGTAGACAGCTACATCAATGGCAACAGGAATTCCCTAACATTCCCCACATCACCCTAGCAATTAATGTTTCTACAATCCAAGTTATCCAGCCAGAATTTGTTGAGAGAATTCAAACAATAATTTCAGAATATCAAGTTTCACCTAGTTTAATTAAGCTGGAAATCACGGAAACGATGTTGATGGATAATATCGAAATTTCTTCGCAAAAGCTGGAGCAACTTCGAGAAATTGGCATACAAGTTTATATCGATGATTTTGGTACTGGTTATTCTTCTTTTAGTTATCTGCAAACTTTACCAATTGATGTTTTAAAAATTGATCGCAGTTTCACTAATAGAGTCGCTACTGACATTAAAAGTCAAAGAATTGTGCAGTCAATTTTGCGATTAGCTAACAATCTTGGCATAGGAATTGTCATTGAGGGCGTGGAAACATCTCAAGAGTTAGATTATTTTGAAATGTTAGGCGGCAGTAGTATTGAAGTACAAGGCTACTTTATTTCGCATCCTTTAGATAGTGAAAAGGCAACTCAATGGATTCAATCAACAACTTAG
- a CDS encoding serine/threonine-protein kinase — translation MPQSQEIFKERYQLQSQLGLNSGRQTWLAKDLETNGEFVVVKLLTFGGDVQWEDLKLFEREAQVLKQLNHPRIPKYRDYFTIDDRSLWFGLVQEHIQGASLKELLVRGQKFTELQVENIVIDTLEILIYLHGLNPPVLHRDIKPSNLIWSDRQEIYLVDFGAVQDKASAEGKTFTVVGTYGYAPMEQYGGRSVPASDLYGLGATAIHLLTGISPAELPQDDDLNIQFRDRSGASDQLLDWVQKMTAPSVKRRFASAREALDALYQDQDPATKPKASSRQIKIPQPFNSRVEIWRFPTKLVVTIPSSQFGGKFVSVLLGLSALFGMLPLAFFTAQANIVTAIMIFAIVIYIAGFQVLKSFTTIFFSVDLSERTCRLSKKAFGWEHYVKKFGIYQLEYIYTSMSNRTKGSVAIQIQNNRFMLGDNKLTELETAWLAQEIQDWLQNHQSTDT, via the coding sequence ATGCCGCAGTCACAAGAAATCTTCAAAGAGCGCTATCAATTGCAAAGTCAGTTAGGGCTTAACTCTGGACGGCAAACTTGGCTTGCTAAGGATTTAGAAACAAATGGGGAATTTGTTGTCGTCAAATTACTCACTTTTGGCGGTGACGTGCAGTGGGAAGACTTAAAGCTATTCGAGCGTGAAGCACAAGTCCTGAAGCAGTTGAATCATCCCCGTATTCCTAAATATCGCGATTATTTTACGATTGATGACCGATCTCTTTGGTTTGGACTAGTCCAAGAACATATCCAAGGAGCTTCACTCAAGGAATTATTGGTGCGAGGGCAAAAATTTACCGAACTACAGGTAGAAAATATTGTCATTGATACTTTAGAGATTTTGATTTATTTACATGGATTGAATCCTCCTGTACTGCATCGCGATATCAAGCCAAGTAATTTGATCTGGAGCGATCGCCAAGAAATTTATCTGGTTGATTTTGGCGCAGTCCAAGATAAAGCATCTGCCGAGGGCAAGACTTTTACGGTGGTCGGGACATATGGCTATGCGCCGATGGAGCAATATGGAGGTAGATCAGTACCTGCTTCTGACCTATATGGTTTGGGGGCAACTGCCATCCATTTACTTACAGGTATTTCGCCTGCGGAGTTACCCCAAGATGATGATTTGAATATTCAATTTCGCGATCGCTCTGGCGCTAGTGATCAACTTTTAGATTGGGTGCAAAAAATGACAGCTCCATCCGTCAAGCGGCGGTTTGCCTCAGCAAGAGAAGCGCTCGATGCTTTGTATCAAGATCAAGATCCAGCTACTAAACCAAAAGCTAGTAGCCGTCAAATTAAAATTCCTCAACCATTTAATAGCAGAGTTGAAATTTGGCGATTTCCCACAAAATTAGTAGTCACCATTCCCAGTTCTCAATTTGGTGGGAAATTTGTTTCGGTGTTACTGGGGTTATCGGCATTATTTGGAATGCTTCCATTGGCATTTTTTACAGCACAAGCAAATATTGTGACAGCGATCATGATATTTGCAATTGTGATTTATATTGCTGGTTTTCAAGTTCTTAAAAGCTTCACAACAATATTTTTCTCAGTCGATCTCTCCGAGCGTACTTGCAGACTTAGTAAAAAAGCTTTTGGATGGGAACATTATGTTAAAAAGTTTGGCATATATCAGCTTGAGTACATTTATACAAGCATGTCAAATAGAACTAAAGGTTCAGTAGCTATTCAAATCCAAAATAACAGGTTTATGCTTGGCGATAATAAACTAACTGAGTTAGAAACTGCTTGGCTCGCACAAGAAATTCAAGACTGGTTGCAAAATCATCAGTCAACTGATACCTAA
- a CDS encoding DMT family transporter: protein MPSSIRLHQVSGRSRLGLALSLITVLLWGFLAIALKIVLQQLDPFTVTWFRFTVSGVFLGGYLALRQQLPTLQQLQKISLPLFLVAVGGLSLNYILFLIGVGKTSANNAQVITQIAPVMMGLASLVIFKEKYTYRQWGGVAILVCGLLLFSHDQVRSLVTSFDTYMWGNTLLVLGAIVWAFYGLAQKQLLLNLPSTSVLLCLYLSAATLFAPMAHPTRLFTLSGLPLVALIFCAFNTLIAYGAFAAALEHWEASRVSAVITLAPLVTLAASAILPSFAPQFLTPSPLSLLGYSGAIAVVIGSMIISLGANAKN from the coding sequence ATGCCCTCTTCGATACGTTTACATCAAGTTTCTGGGCGATCGCGTTTAGGTCTGGCGCTATCGCTAATAACAGTTTTGCTATGGGGATTTTTGGCGATCGCTCTCAAGATCGTCCTCCAACAGCTAGATCCCTTTACAGTTACTTGGTTTCGCTTTACTGTTTCAGGGGTTTTCTTAGGAGGATACCTAGCGCTACGTCAACAACTACCGACATTGCAACAATTGCAGAAAATTTCCTTGCCATTGTTTTTAGTTGCCGTTGGAGGACTGTCGCTCAACTATATTTTATTTTTAATCGGTGTTGGCAAAACCTCAGCCAATAATGCTCAAGTAATTACCCAAATCGCCCCTGTGATGATGGGACTGGCTTCATTGGTCATATTTAAAGAAAAATACACCTATCGGCAATGGGGTGGCGTAGCAATTCTCGTTTGTGGACTGTTGCTGTTTTCCCATGACCAAGTGCGATCGCTAGTTACCAGTTTTGACACATATATGTGGGGCAATACGCTGCTAGTCCTAGGGGCGATTGTTTGGGCATTTTATGGACTCGCCCAAAAGCAACTATTACTCAATCTACCTTCGACTTCCGTATTGTTATGCTTATATCTCAGCGCGGCAACTCTATTTGCACCAATGGCTCATCCGACTAGACTCTTCACTCTATCTGGATTACCCTTGGTTGCCCTCATCTTTTGCGCTTTTAATACTTTGATTGCTTATGGAGCATTTGCGGCGGCTCTTGAACATTGGGAAGCCTCACGGGTTAGTGCAGTGATTACTCTTGCGCCTCTCGTTACTTTAGCTGCCTCGGCGATCTTGCCAAGTTTTGCGCCTCAGTTTTTAACGCCATCGCCTCTAAGTTTGTTGGGCTATAGTGGCGCGATCGCGGTAGTGATTGGCTCCATGATCATTTCTTTGGGTGCAAATGCTAAAAATTAA